Proteins from one Deinococcus actinosclerus genomic window:
- a CDS encoding YqgE/AlgH family protein, producing the protein MSAPVTFLVASPHLRGGLFEGAVILLLEHDKKGAMGLIVNAPMTQSVQELMPELAGHPERAWLGGPVDPTLGWCLYAQPVNMDGELRLLPGLTVSSSLDVLRAVERSGQRFMLVLGYAGWGAGQLAEEAREGTWVWVEQATPDLLWDVPADGRWQAALDRLGVDASRIVPGGAQA; encoded by the coding sequence GCGGACTGTTCGAGGGTGCGGTGATCCTGCTGCTGGAGCACGACAAGAAGGGCGCGATGGGCCTGATCGTGAACGCCCCCATGACCCAGAGCGTGCAGGAGCTGATGCCGGAACTCGCGGGGCATCCGGAACGGGCGTGGCTGGGCGGGCCGGTCGATCCGACGCTGGGCTGGTGCCTGTACGCGCAGCCGGTGAACATGGACGGCGAACTGCGCCTGCTGCCGGGCCTGACCGTGTCGAGCAGCCTGGACGTGCTGCGGGCCGTGGAGCGCAGCGGGCAGCGCTTCATGCTGGTGCTCGGGTACGCCGGGTGGGGTGCAGGTCAGCTGGCCGAGGAGGCCCGTGAGGGAACGTGGGTGTGGGTGGAGCAGGCCACCCCCGACCTGCTGTGGGACGTGCCTGCGGACGGGCGCTGGCAGGCGGCGCTCGACCGGCTGGGCGTGGACGCCTCACGGATCGTGCCGGGCGGCGCGCAGGCCTAG